From one Triticum urartu cultivar G1812 chromosome 3, Tu2.1, whole genome shotgun sequence genomic stretch:
- the LOC125546086 gene encoding uncharacterized protein LOC125546086 — MAFHQRTTSLPSRPHVSETEVEQELHSLEASISSSNSISRMCDGLRSLANIYDALEDIICLPSNQVCSSQQRNILDGEMEGSLVLLDLCGAMQEIFVEMKAIIQELQVALRKGDVAAAQAKIQSYTHLAKKARNHFKKATKKAPADCRMVMLLAKAREVSASLLESTLHLVSKQIEMPKQSLVSKAFHKKKAVVCKEEQLSQLECSIGDLESGAGHLFRRLVQSRVSLLNILSS, encoded by the coding sequence ATGGCTTTCCACCAAAGAACGACAAGTTTGCCTTCTAGGCCTCACGTCAGTGAGACCGAAGTCGAGCAAGAACTCCACAGCCTAGAAGCAAGCATCTCTTCCTCCAATTCCATCAGCAGGATGTGCGATGGTCTCAGGAGTCTTGCAAACATCTACGATGCTCTTGAAGACATTATTTGCCTACCAAGCAACCAAGTTTGTTCCTCTCAGCAGAGGAACATATTGGATGGAGAAATGGAAGGTTCTCTCGTGCTCCTAGATCTCTGCGGTGCCATGCAAGAGATCTTCGTCGAGATGAAGGCCATCATCCAAGAGCTGCAAGTGGCTCTAAGGAAAGGGGATGTTGCAGCTGCTCAAGCCAAGATCCAGTCTTACACCCACTTGGCGAAGAAGGCCAGGAACCATTtcaagaaggccacgaagaaggctCCTGCAGATTGCAGGATGGTCATGCTATTGGCCAAGGCCAGGGAGGTCTCTGCCTCTCTCCTGGAGTCCACACTCCATCTTGTGTCGAAGCAAATCGAAATGCCTAAACAGTCTCTTGTTTCCAAGGCATTTCACAAGAAGAAGGCGGTTGTTTGTAAGGAGGAACAATTGTCGCAGTTAGAGTGCAGTATCGGAGATCTTGAGAGTGGAGCTGGACATCTGTTCAGGAGATTAGTCCAGAGCAGAGTTTCTCTACTCAACATCCTTAGCTCATAG
- the LOC125546085 gene encoding uncharacterized protein LOC125546085 gives MAFHQRSTSLPSRPHVSETEVELELQSLEASISSSTSISTMCDDLRSLANIYDALEEIICLPSNQVCSAQQRSMLDGEMEGSLELLDLCSVMQEIFVEMKAIIQELQVALRKGDDATTQAKIQSYTRLVKKSKNLFKKTAKKAPADCSMVMLLAKAREISVSLLESTLRLLSKQIEMPKQSLVFKAFQKKKAVVCKEEQLSGLECSMGDLESGAGHLFRKLVQSRVSLLNILSS, from the coding sequence ATGGCTTTCCACCAAAGATCGACAAGTTTGCCTTCTAGGCCTCACGTCAGTGAGACCGAAGTCGAGCTAGAGCTTCAGAGCCTAGAAGCAAGCATCTCTTCCTCCACTTCCATCAGCACGATGTGCGATGATCTCAGGAGTCTTGCAAACATCTACGATGCTCTTGAAGAGATTATTTGCCTACCAAGCAACCAAGTTTGCTCAGCCCAGCAGAGGAGCATGTTGGATGGAGAAATGGAAGGTTCTCTCGAGCTGCTAGATCTCTGCAGCGTCATGCAAGAGATCTTCGTCGAGATGAAGGCCATCATCCAAGAGCTGCAAGTGGCTCTAAGGAAAGGTGATGATGCAACTACTCAAGCCAAGATCCAATCTTACACCCGCTTGGTGAAGAAGTCCAAGAATCTTTTCAAGAAAACCGCGAAGAAGGCTCCTGCAGATTGTAGCATGGTCATGCTGTTGGCCAAGGCTAGAGAGATCTCGGTGTCTCTCCTGGAGTCCACACTCCGTCTCTTGTCGAAGCAAATCGAAATGCCTAAACAGTCTCTTGTTTTCAAGGCATTTCAGAAAAAGAAGGCAGTGGTTTGCAAGGAGGAGCAATTGTCAGGGCTAGAGTGCAGTATGGGCGATCTCGAGAGCGGAGCAGGACATCTGTTCAGGAAATTAGTCCAGAGTAGAGTTTCTCTACTCAACATCCTTAGCTCATAG
- the LOC125546087 gene encoding uncharacterized protein LOC125546087 has product MAFHQRSISLSSRPHASETEVELELQSLEASIPSSNSISTMRDGLRRLANIYDVLEEIICLPSNQVCSSQQRNILDGEMEGSLELLDLCSAMQEILVEMKTIIQELQVALRKGDDAATQAKIQSYTRLVKKAKNLLKKNTKRSPAHCKMVMLLAKAREVSASLLECTLHLLSKQIEMPKQSLVYKAFHKKKAAFCKEEQLSELECSIGDLESGAGHLFRKLVQSRVSLLNILSS; this is encoded by the coding sequence ATGGCTTTCCACCAAAGATCGATCAGTTTGTCTTCTAGGCCTCACGCCAGTGAGACCGAAGTCGAGCTAGAGCTTCAGAGCCTAGAAGCAAGCATCCCTTCCTCTAATTCCATCAGCACAATGCGCGATGGTCTCAGGAGACTTGCAAACATCTACGATGTTCTTGAAGAGATTATTTGCCTACCAAGCAACCAAGTTTGCTCCTCCCAGCAGAGGAACATATTGGATGGAGAAATGGAAGGTTCTCTCGAGCTGCTAGATCTCTGCAGCGCCATGCAAGAGATCTTGGTCGAGATGAAGACCATCATCCAAGAGCTGCAAGTGGCCCTAAGGAAAGGGGATGATGCAGCTACTCAAGCCAAGATCCAATCTTACACCCGCTtggtgaagaaggccaagaatcTTCTCAAGAAGAACACGAAGAGGAGTCCTGCACACTGCAAGATGGTCATGCTATTGGCTAAGGCCAGGGAGGTCTCTGCCTCTCTCCTGGAGTGCACACTCCATCTGTTGTCGAAGCAAATCGAAATGCCCAAACAATCTCTTGTTTACAAGGCATTTCACAAAAAGAAGGCGGCCTTTTGCAAGGAGGAGCAATTGTCGGAGTTAGAGTGCAGTATCGGTGATCTCGAGAGTGGAGCAGGGCATCTGTTCAGGAAATTAGTCCAGAGCAGAGTTTCTCTACTCAACATCCTTagctcatag
- the LOC125546082 gene encoding uncharacterized protein LOC125546082, translated as MAFHQRSTSFPSRAHVSETEVEQELHSLEASISSSNSISTMCVGLRSLANIYDALEEMICLPSNQVCSSQQRNILDGEIEGSLELLDLCSAMQEIFVEMKAIIQELQVALRKGEDAASQAKIQSYTRLVKKAKKHFKKTAKKAPAACRIVMLLAKAREISVSLLESTLHLLSKQIEMPKQSLVSKAFHKKKAAVCKEEQLSGLECSIGDLESGVGHLFRKLVQSRVSLLNILSS; from the coding sequence ATGGCTTTCCACCAAAGATCGACAAGTTTTCCTTCTAGGGCTCACGTCAGTGAGACTGAAGTCGAGCAAGAACTCCACAGCCTAGAAGCAAGCATCTCTTCCTCCAATTCCATCAGCACGATGTGCGTTGGTCTCAGGAGTCTTGCAAACATCTATGATGCTCTTGAAGAGATGATTTGCCTACCAAGCAACCAAGTTTGCTCCTCCCAGCAGAGGAACATATTGGATGGTGAAATTGAAGGTTCTCTCGAGCTGCTAGATCTCTGCAGCGCCATGCAAGAGATCTTCGTCGAGATGAAGGCTATCATCCAAGAGCTGCAAGTGGCTCTAAGGAAAGGCGAGGATGCCGCCTCTCAAGCCAAGATCCAATCTTACACCCGCTTGGTAAAGAAGGCCAAGAAACATTTCAAGAAGACTGCGAAGAAGGCTCCTGCAGCTTGCAGGATAGTCATGCTGTTGGCCAAGGCCAGAGAGATCTCTGTCTCTCTGCTGGAGTCCACACTCCATCTCTTGTCAAAGCAAATCGAAATGCCTAAACAGTCTCTTGTTTCCAAGGCATTTCACAAGAAGAAGGCAGCTGTTTGCAAGGAGGAGCAATTGTCAGGGCTAGAGTGCAGTATCGGAGATCTCGAGAGCGGAGTAGGACATCTGTTCAGGAAATTAGTCCAGAGCAGAGTTTCTCTACTCAACATCCTTAGCTCGTAG